In one Niallia taxi genomic region, the following are encoded:
- the rhaM gene encoding L-rhamnose mutarotase: MIRKGFIMNVNPDKQTEYEQRHNEIWPELIDALRKHGASNYSIFLDKDTSKLFGYVEIEDEDKWSKMPTTAINQKWWEFMEPLMETNADNSPVTIPLKEVFHMD; encoded by the coding sequence ATGATTCGCAAAGGTTTTATCATGAATGTTAATCCTGATAAGCAAACAGAATACGAGCAGCGTCATAATGAAATTTGGCCAGAGCTCATTGATGCTCTACGCAAACATGGAGCTAGCAATTATTCGATTTTCCTTGATAAAGACACAAGCAAATTGTTCGGCTATGTGGAAATAGAGGATGAAGATAAATGGAGCAAGATGCCCACAACAGCTATAAACCAAAAATGGTGGGAATTTATGGAGCCGTTGATGGAAACAAATGCAGACAACAGTCCTGTCACTATTCCATTAAAAGAAGTTTTTCATATGGACTAG
- a CDS encoding MFS transporter, which produces MTKTKKFAAKNVTGWKATIAVAMANYIEAGSIIAAASSLTLWQAYLNIDSMGVGLLSALSANAFGAAIGALIGGPLTDKFGRKFIFSYDLLVYMIGVALIAASVNFPMLLIGTIITGLAVGAGVPVSWTYIAEESPQDKRAAHVGTAQMAWSIGPTLTFVLAVVLAPMGLAGSRIIFLHLLVIAFVTWYIRRGLDESKIWEEQQEKEKAEALQGKVKTNVLKELFTLKANRSALVLLIGIYLFWNLTAGAMGYFMPYIYENVGGLSTGQANLLQAFLWLFTVLTTYFLFMKLGDKVSRKALFGIGAGMGLVAWIILTFMPMTWPTLIAFVILWGAAAGIGAQAFYALWTSELFPTKYRASAQGLMYFIVRTGIAVWSFILPLLMDTLGFTVAGIVMIIFLAIHMVIGIILAPNTRGKTLQQIEKERYGDDLNHNSVHKTV; this is translated from the coding sequence ATGACAAAAACGAAGAAATTTGCGGCAAAAAATGTAACAGGCTGGAAAGCCACGATTGCTGTCGCAATGGCCAACTATATCGAAGCAGGCTCCATCATCGCAGCAGCGAGCAGCTTAACATTATGGCAGGCATACTTAAATATTGACAGTATGGGTGTGGGACTTTTAAGTGCATTGAGTGCAAATGCTTTCGGTGCTGCGATTGGCGCATTAATTGGCGGACCATTAACAGATAAATTCGGACGAAAGTTCATCTTCAGCTATGATTTGCTTGTCTATATGATTGGTGTTGCTCTTATAGCAGCATCTGTCAATTTCCCGATGCTGCTTATCGGAACAATTATTACCGGTTTGGCAGTTGGTGCAGGCGTTCCCGTTTCATGGACATATATTGCAGAGGAATCACCACAGGACAAACGGGCAGCACATGTTGGAACCGCTCAAATGGCCTGGTCTATCGGTCCGACATTAACGTTTGTGTTAGCTGTTGTACTTGCACCAATGGGGTTAGCTGGTTCAAGGATAATATTCCTCCACTTGCTAGTCATTGCTTTTGTAACATGGTATATACGCCGAGGCTTGGATGAGTCAAAAATTTGGGAAGAACAGCAGGAAAAGGAAAAGGCGGAGGCATTACAAGGCAAAGTAAAAACGAATGTTTTAAAAGAATTGTTTACATTAAAAGCAAATCGCAGTGCGTTAGTGCTATTGATCGGTATCTATTTATTCTGGAATTTAACAGCAGGCGCAATGGGCTATTTCATGCCATATATTTATGAAAATGTCGGTGGTTTAAGCACAGGGCAAGCCAACTTACTGCAAGCATTCCTATGGTTGTTTACTGTCTTAACTACTTATTTCTTGTTTATGAAGCTCGGTGATAAAGTCAGCAGGAAGGCCTTATTTGGAATTGGCGCTGGTATGGGACTTGTTGCGTGGATTATCCTAACCTTCATGCCAATGACGTGGCCGACACTCATCGCCTTTGTCATCCTGTGGGGAGCAGCAGCAGGTATAGGTGCTCAAGCCTTTTACGCATTATGGACAAGTGAGCTTTTTCCGACAAAATATCGTGCAAGCGCACAAGGATTAATGTACTTTATCGTCAGAACAGGGATTGCTGTCTGGTCATTTATATTGCCATTATTAATGGACACATTAGGTTTTACGGTTGCTGGTATTGTTATGATTATTTTCCTTGCGATTCATATGGTGATTGGCATTATCCTCGCCCCGAATACACGAGGGAAAACACTGCAGCAAATTGAAAAAGAGCGCTACGGTGACGATTTAAATCATAATTCGGTTCATAAAACGGTTTAA
- a CDS encoding DeoR/GlpR family DNA-binding transcription regulator, translated as MLVAERRRKIVELVNERLSIRVSELSDIFSVTEETIRRDLEKLEQDQLLSRSHGGAVSIEKEATDVPFVVREITNSDEKKAIAAEAVKWIEPGEQIVLDASTTAWYMAQELPDMPLTVITNSIKVALELSKKEQIKVISTGGMLLANSLSYVGPLSERSLDSYYVNKLFLSCKGVHLSGLSDSNEWQAILKKKMMDIASKVILLADSSKFGVKTFAHISDLTRIHHVISDANIPAEFHKELQEKAIPVTIVKI; from the coding sequence TTGCTTGTTGCAGAGAGACGAAGAAAAATCGTCGAATTAGTTAATGAAAGATTAAGCATTCGCGTTTCGGAATTAAGCGACATTTTTTCCGTAACAGAAGAAACAATTAGAAGAGATTTAGAAAAGCTGGAACAAGATCAGCTTTTAAGCAGGAGTCATGGTGGTGCTGTCAGCATCGAAAAAGAAGCGACAGACGTCCCCTTTGTGGTAAGGGAAATCACAAATTCTGATGAGAAAAAGGCTATCGCAGCTGAAGCAGTCAAATGGATTGAACCAGGTGAGCAAATTGTCTTGGATGCTAGCACAACGGCGTGGTATATGGCACAGGAATTGCCAGATATGCCGTTGACAGTGATCACAAATTCAATCAAAGTGGCCTTAGAGCTAAGCAAAAAGGAACAGATTAAAGTAATCTCAACTGGCGGAATGCTGCTTGCTAATTCGTTATCCTATGTTGGTCCGTTATCTGAACGATCTTTAGACAGCTACTATGTCAACAAACTGTTTCTGTCATGTAAGGGTGTCCATCTTTCCGGGTTAAGTGATTCCAATGAGTGGCAAGCAATCTTAAAAAAGAAAATGATGGATATTGCATCAAAAGTGATACTGCTTGCTGATTCAAGTAAATTTGGTGTTAAGACATTTGCTCATATTTCTGATTTGACAAGAATTCATCACGTTATTTCTGATGCGAATATTCCTGCTGAATTTCATAAAGAGCTGCAAGAAAAAGCAATTCCCGTTACGATCGTAAAAATCTAG
- the rhaD gene encoding rhamnulose-1-phosphate aldolase, which yields MPTKLKRKSVEEAPFLKEMCNTAYNMWRMGWDERNGGNISYLLQKEEVRPYLDEEQIIRSIPIKTPAKELEGKLFIVTGSGKYFRNAKKDPRNTFGIIKVGRNGESIDLLWGLEDGSLPTSELPAHFKSHIERLKHDLNHRVIIHNHSTNLLAMTFIHELDEAKFTKTLWQMCTECIVVFPDGIGILPWMIPGTEEIGQKTAEKMQENRLVLWPHHGIFGAGTTIDEAFGLIETAEKAAQIYTIIGDSTRIKQTITDKELADLAKAFHVHPRKGIINI from the coding sequence ATGCCTACAAAGCTGAAAAGGAAGAGTGTAGAAGAGGCCCCTTTTCTCAAGGAAATGTGCAATACAGCCTATAATATGTGGAGAATGGGATGGGATGAAAGAAATGGCGGTAATATAAGTTATTTGCTGCAAAAAGAGGAGGTACGTCCATACTTGGACGAAGAGCAGATAATCCGTTCTATTCCCATTAAGACACCTGCAAAAGAGCTCGAAGGTAAGCTTTTTATTGTAACTGGCTCTGGCAAGTATTTTAGAAATGCCAAAAAGGACCCTCGTAACACCTTTGGAATTATTAAGGTTGGCAGAAATGGAGAGAGTATTGATTTGCTTTGGGGACTTGAGGATGGCTCTTTGCCGACAAGTGAGCTTCCAGCCCATTTTAAAAGTCATATAGAAAGACTAAAACACGATCTTAACCATCGTGTCATCATTCATAACCATTCGACAAACCTGCTTGCGATGACCTTTATACATGAATTGGATGAAGCAAAGTTTACAAAAACCCTTTGGCAGATGTGTACAGAATGCATTGTCGTGTTCCCTGATGGTATCGGCATATTACCATGGATGATTCCTGGAACAGAAGAAATTGGCCAAAAAACAGCCGAAAAAATGCAGGAAAATCGACTCGTTCTTTGGCCGCATCATGGAATCTTCGGTGCAGGCACGACAATTGACGAAGCGTTCGGTTTAATCGAAACGGCTGAAAAAGCAGCGCAAATTTATACGATCATTGGAGATTCAACAAGGATAAAACAAACTATTACAGACAAGGAGCTTGCTGATTTGGCTAAAGCATTCCACGTTCATCCCCGTAAAGGCATAATCAATATCTAA
- a CDS encoding iron-containing alcohol dehydrogenase: MSSHVLYVPSTNLIGRGCLQQAGPYLKQLQFTKALLVTDKGLMSNGIVAKVVKLLEENDIGYMVYDEVKPNPTVANCLNGLQVFRENNCDSIVSVGGGSPQDAAKAIGLLATNDGDLKSFEGVGKTIHKSVPIAAINTTAGTSSEYTINYVITDEERQVKMVMVDKNSLAAISINDPELMTAKPKDLTAATGMDALTHAIEAIVTPGAYKVTDAAALAAVEIIFEYLPLAVQDGENIEAREQMVFAMFLAGVAFNNAGLGFVHAMAHQLGGVYDLPHGVCNAMLLPIVERENAQRDPSKFPRIAKAIGMKTEGKTAIACAEEVIEAIKQLSGIVGIPSNLSELGVTDVDVEKLAQFALVDACAAGNPFQPTKEEVIAMYQEIL, encoded by the coding sequence ATGTCTTCACATGTTTTATATGTTCCAAGCACTAATTTAATAGGAAGAGGCTGCTTACAGCAAGCAGGCCCCTATTTAAAACAGCTTCAGTTTACGAAAGCTCTGCTTGTAACAGACAAGGGTTTGATGAGCAATGGGATTGTCGCAAAAGTGGTAAAGCTTTTAGAGGAAAATGATATTGGTTATATGGTGTACGATGAAGTGAAGCCAAACCCGACTGTAGCAAATTGTTTGAACGGCTTGCAGGTATTTCGCGAAAACAACTGTGATTCCATCGTGTCAGTTGGCGGCGGTTCACCGCAAGATGCGGCGAAAGCGATCGGTCTGCTGGCCACAAATGACGGAGATTTAAAATCATTTGAAGGAGTCGGGAAAACAATTCATAAATCAGTCCCAATTGCAGCCATAAACACAACAGCAGGAACTTCAAGCGAGTATACGATTAACTATGTTATTACAGATGAAGAAAGACAAGTGAAAATGGTGATGGTTGATAAGAACAGCCTTGCAGCAATATCGATTAATGATCCAGAACTGATGACAGCAAAACCGAAAGACTTAACAGCAGCAACTGGAATGGATGCCTTGACACATGCAATAGAAGCAATTGTAACTCCAGGAGCTTACAAGGTAACAGATGCTGCTGCATTAGCAGCAGTCGAAATTATTTTTGAATATTTACCACTTGCGGTGCAAGATGGAGAGAATATAGAAGCACGAGAACAGATGGTTTTTGCCATGTTTCTTGCAGGTGTGGCCTTCAATAATGCTGGTCTTGGCTTTGTTCACGCAATGGCTCACCAGCTCGGCGGAGTATATGATTTGCCCCATGGCGTTTGTAATGCCATGCTGCTGCCAATTGTGGAAAGAGAAAATGCACAGCGTGATCCAAGTAAATTCCCTCGGATTGCCAAGGCAATTGGGATGAAAACAGAAGGAAAAACAGCGATTGCATGTGCAGAGGAAGTAATCGAAGCAATCAAGCAGCTAAGCGGCATTGTCGGAATTCCATCCAATTTGTCGGAGCTCGGTGTAACAGATGTTGATGTTGAAAAACTAGCCCAATTTGCCCTTGTTGACGCATGTGCGGCCGGAAATCCTTTTCAGCCTACAAAAGAGGAAGTAATTGCCATGTACCAGGAAATTCTCTAA
- a CDS encoding VanZ family protein, whose amino-acid sequence MVRRFSTWAGYLFFTVYLLILLYLLFFSSYRHAVKGEVSYNFIPFASILLDIRGLGPIHLAMMTNNLFGNILAFVPLGFFLPLIFNKARHWKYSFICSLLLSISVELLQLVSKVGACDVDDVILNTIGGLCGYVVWRLLAYPIIKRRKELT is encoded by the coding sequence ATGGTTCGACGTTTTTCTACATGGGCAGGGTATCTTTTTTTTACTGTCTATCTACTTATATTGTTATATCTTTTATTCTTTTCTAGTTACAGACATGCTGTTAAAGGCGAGGTATCTTATAATTTTATCCCATTTGCGAGTATTTTATTGGACATAAGGGGACTCGGTCCTATTCATTTAGCCATGATGACGAATAACCTGTTTGGTAACATCCTTGCTTTTGTACCACTTGGTTTTTTCCTTCCGCTCATCTTTAACAAAGCCCGTCATTGGAAATATAGCTTCATCTGTTCTTTGCTTTTATCCATATCTGTTGAACTGCTGCAGCTTGTGAGTAAAGTCGGAGCATGTGATGTGGACGATGTAATTCTCAATACAATTGGTGGGCTTTGTGGTTATGTCGTTTGGAGGCTGCTTGCATATCCAATTATTAAAAGGCGGAAGGAATTGACTTAA
- a CDS encoding MarR family winged helix-turn-helix transcriptional regulator, with translation MNDVHELFHSVQQLARQMTKALNDALQPFDIYSSQWTVLFLLKTKGSMTQKEISDYLAIEAPPITRTVQKLVANGYVRQVKGIDKRTKRIELTEKALEKYPEWEKAVLQMNQELIQPLTSASKEQLLLLISDWNQQLAIRGKEFE, from the coding sequence ATGAATGATGTTCATGAATTATTTCACTCTGTTCAACAGCTTGCCAGACAAATGACAAAGGCATTGAACGATGCACTTCAACCGTTCGATATATACAGTTCCCAATGGACCGTGTTGTTTTTACTTAAAACGAAAGGCTCTATGACGCAAAAGGAAATTTCCGATTATTTAGCGATTGAAGCACCGCCTATAACAAGGACGGTCCAAAAATTGGTAGCAAACGGATATGTAAGACAAGTGAAAGGAATTGACAAACGAACAAAAAGGATTGAGCTGACGGAAAAGGCACTGGAGAAATACCCAGAATGGGAAAAGGCAGTATTGCAAATGAACCAGGAGCTGATTCAGCCATTAACCTCTGCTTCTAAAGAACAATTATTATTATTGATTTCAGATTGGAATCAGCAATTAGCAATTAGGGGGAAGGAATTTGAGTAA
- a CDS encoding MFS transporter: MSKEALWTKSFINIWVSNFFLFLTFYFLMVSLPVYAIHELHGKQSSAGLITTMFLLTAIVIRPFAGKLMQKYGKKTLLVLSLAIFFIVALFYFLPHSVGSLLIVRAFHGIGFGMATTATGTIVADIIPNSRRGEGMGYYSMSMNLAMVAGPFLGLMAINSWGSNTLFLMAVIFAVMAIFTGLFIKLPKTEHTVPVQGEEKKTAKLGGILEPSAIPISIVAALFGIVYSSILSFVSVYADGKGLESVSGYFFVVYAVVMLMGRPFAGRWFDRFGANVIIYPCILLFAIGMLTLSNVNTAFFFLFAAALIGLGYGTLFPSFQTIAIQKAPPEKRGLATATFLSLFDSGIGIGSFLVGFVGDMIGFGSLYFYSSFYILLALVVYYFLHGKAARKSKLINDMPKTS; the protein is encoded by the coding sequence TTGAGTAAGGAAGCACTTTGGACGAAAAGCTTTATTAATATTTGGGTTAGTAACTTTTTTTTATTTTTGACATTTTATTTTTTGATGGTTTCCCTGCCCGTCTATGCTATACATGAACTGCACGGAAAGCAGTCAAGCGCAGGACTTATTACGACAATGTTCTTGCTGACAGCAATCGTAATTAGGCCATTTGCCGGAAAGCTAATGCAAAAGTACGGGAAGAAAACATTGCTTGTCCTGTCATTGGCAATTTTCTTTATTGTGGCGCTTTTTTATTTTTTACCACACTCTGTCGGGAGCCTGTTAATTGTTCGCGCATTCCATGGAATTGGATTTGGAATGGCAACTACCGCAACAGGTACGATCGTGGCAGATATTATTCCAAACTCCAGAAGAGGAGAAGGAATGGGTTATTATTCCATGTCAATGAATCTTGCAATGGTCGCGGGACCATTTCTTGGATTGATGGCCATAAACTCATGGGGATCTAACACCCTCTTTTTAATGGCAGTTATTTTTGCTGTTATGGCAATTTTCACTGGTTTATTTATTAAGCTGCCAAAAACAGAACATACTGTACCAGTACAAGGAGAAGAGAAAAAGACTGCTAAGCTTGGTGGAATTCTTGAGCCATCTGCTATCCCAATCAGCATTGTTGCTGCACTTTTTGGGATTGTCTATTCATCGATTCTTTCCTTCGTATCTGTATATGCAGACGGAAAAGGCCTCGAGAGCGTTTCAGGGTATTTCTTTGTCGTGTATGCGGTAGTCATGCTGATGGGAAGACCATTTGCTGGTCGTTGGTTTGACCGATTTGGAGCAAATGTCATCATTTATCCATGTATTCTGCTATTTGCGATCGGCATGTTGACATTAAGTAATGTTAACACAGCATTTTTCTTCTTATTTGCAGCAGCATTAATTGGCTTAGGCTATGGAACTTTATTCCCAAGCTTCCAGACAATAGCCATTCAAAAGGCTCCACCTGAAAAACGTGGCTTGGCAACAGCAACCTTCCTGTCATTATTCGACAGCGGTATCGGAATTGGGTCCTTTTTGGTTGGATTTGTCGGAGATATGATCGGCTTCGGTTCTTTATATTTCTACAGCAGTTTCTATATTCTGCTTGCACTTGTCGTTTATTACTTCCTGCACGGCAAAGCAGCAAGAAAATCTAAGTTAATCAACGATATGCCTAAAACGAGCTAA
- a CDS encoding transcriptional regulator GutM, producing MQLAFILCLILIVQYLLSLYQIKQYKIKIDKIVSGYKGEDGYFMFSGMTRGKLKHGAIAVLVVDSNYIIHECHLLKGMSVLTKFKPIEKYKGRHVGEIVSSINDEIPVKGKSKLPSNSKALLQASENALLTIAKKKVSLGV from the coding sequence ATGCAGCTAGCTTTTATACTTTGTCTGATTCTTATTGTTCAATATCTTTTATCACTGTATCAAATTAAGCAGTATAAAATTAAAATTGATAAAATTGTTAGCGGTTACAAAGGAGAAGATGGCTATTTTATGTTCTCAGGAATGACAAGGGGGAAGCTTAAACACGGAGCAATTGCCGTACTAGTTGTCGATAGTAATTATATTATTCATGAGTGTCACTTGCTAAAGGGAATGTCTGTTTTAACTAAATTTAAGCCAATTGAAAAGTATAAGGGCAGACATGTCGGGGAAATTGTCAGCAGCATCAATGATGAGATTCCTGTAAAAGGCAAAAGCAAGCTACCTTCCAATAGCAAGGCGTTATTGCAAGCAAGTGAAAATGCGTTATTAACAATAGCAAAGAAAAAAGTGTCTTTGGGAGTATAA
- the srlA gene encoding PTS glucitol/sorbitol transporter subunit IIC, which translates to MEWIKWLGEHFIGMFQAGGETFMGLVTGIVPTLVVLLTFTYAMMKFVGEERVTRIIQFAAKYTILRYTLMPILSLLMLTNPMAYTFGRFLPEKQKPAFYDSAVSFVHPVTGLFPYANAGELFVYLGIANGIQELGLPIADLAVRYFIVGIVVILIRGIVTEIITKYLAKKDGTDLV; encoded by the coding sequence ATGGAATGGATTAAATGGTTAGGTGAGCATTTTATCGGGATGTTCCAGGCTGGCGGAGAAACGTTTATGGGCTTAGTTACAGGTATTGTGCCTACACTTGTCGTGTTACTAACATTTACGTATGCAATGATGAAATTCGTTGGGGAAGAAAGAGTCACAAGAATTATTCAATTTGCAGCAAAATATACTATCCTTCGTTATACATTGATGCCAATCCTTTCACTGCTGATGTTAACAAACCCCATGGCATACACTTTCGGTCGTTTTTTACCAGAAAAGCAAAAACCTGCATTTTATGATTCAGCAGTATCCTTCGTTCATCCGGTCACAGGCTTGTTTCCTTATGCGAATGCTGGTGAGCTGTTTGTCTATTTGGGAATTGCAAACGGAATTCAAGAATTAGGCTTACCCATTGCAGATCTTGCGGTCCGTTACTTTATTGTCGGTATTGTTGTTATTTTAATTCGTGGTATTGTTACAGAAATTATTACGAAGTATTTAGCAAAAAAAGATGGCACGGACTTAGTATAG
- the srlE gene encoding PTS glucitol/sorbitol transporter subunit IIB produces the protein MTYRGVFVAKGSGGWGVGLYVEPNSKKNKVVSITGGGIHPVAAKIAELTGAEAVDGFKGSYPEEEMACVVIDCGGTARIGVYPMKRILTVDVLPSSPSGPLSKYITDDIFVSGVTPKDISLSESFTQPASAHEAAEEPKFNPTNKQKFKEDYAELKKEVASQQKDNILLRFSKGIGNVTGTFYQAGRDTMDILLKNILPFMAFVSMLMGIINYTGVGDWIAQALTPLAGSLGGLLVIAVVCTLPFLSPVLGPGAVIAQVIGVLIGSQIALGNIPPQFALPALFAINGQVGCDFIPVGLSLGEAKPETVRYGVPAILYSRLITGVVSVIIAYFASFGMYS, from the coding sequence ATGACTTATCGTGGTGTTTTTGTAGCAAAAGGCTCAGGAGGCTGGGGTGTTGGTCTTTATGTGGAACCTAACTCCAAAAAGAATAAAGTCGTATCCATAACAGGAGGAGGAATCCATCCAGTTGCCGCCAAAATAGCGGAATTAACTGGTGCTGAAGCAGTAGATGGATTTAAAGGCTCTTATCCTGAAGAGGAAATGGCATGTGTTGTTATTGATTGCGGTGGTACGGCTCGAATCGGTGTTTATCCGATGAAGCGCATATTAACAGTCGACGTACTTCCATCATCTCCATCAGGTCCCCTTTCAAAATATATTACAGATGATATCTTTGTATCAGGTGTAACACCAAAAGACATTTCACTATCAGAAAGCTTCACTCAACCTGCGAGCGCACATGAGGCTGCAGAAGAACCAAAATTTAATCCAACAAATAAACAGAAATTTAAAGAAGACTATGCCGAGTTGAAAAAAGAGGTAGCAAGCCAGCAAAAAGACAATATTTTGCTGCGATTCTCAAAAGGAATTGGCAACGTCACAGGAACATTTTATCAGGCTGGCCGTGACACGATGGATATCCTTTTGAAAAATATTTTGCCATTTATGGCCTTTGTGAGTATGTTAATGGGAATTATTAACTATACAGGAGTTGGAGATTGGATTGCGCAAGCGCTGACTCCCCTTGCAGGTTCATTAGGTGGGCTGCTTGTTATTGCTGTTGTCTGTACATTGCCGTTTCTGTCCCCAGTTTTAGGACCAGGTGCAGTTATTGCCCAGGTTATCGGGGTATTAATCGGCTCCCAAATTGCATTAGGAAATATTCCTCCCCAATTTGCGTTACCTGCATTGTTTGCGATTAACGGCCAGGTAGGCTGTGATTTTATTCCGGTAGGTCTATCTCTTGGAGAGGCTAAGCCAGAAACGGTGCGTTATGGTGTTCCTGCGATTCTTTACAGCCGTTTAATCACAGGTGTTGTATCTGTTATCATCGCCTATTTTGCGAGTTTTGGTATGTATTCATAA
- a CDS encoding sugar-binding transcriptional regulator — MFIQDRRILIKVAQMYYEEGATQSEVAKKIGISRSLVSKLLTKAREEGIVEIIIHETRVHQFRNLERKIERLYDLRDVVCIESVGLETSKKQLGEATSEYLQRVIRDGQIIGLSSGTTLNEVAKAINSVQLLPTATIVPLVGGMGNERVDIHSNSIVSKIGNALQAKYELLHVPVMVDTKEAKEVLIRQPSIRTTLDLAEQSQIAIVGIGGRPEDSTMVKSYLGLDHQQITSDNEIVGDICYNFINKFGKQVENAWNDRVIAIELEKLKAIPLVIGVASGLEKVSAIKAALEGGLIHVLITDGVTGSALVE; from the coding sequence TTGTTTATTCAGGATAGAAGAATATTAATAAAAGTCGCCCAAATGTATTATGAGGAAGGTGCAACACAGTCAGAGGTTGCCAAAAAGATCGGGATTAGCCGTTCTCTCGTGTCAAAATTATTAACAAAAGCCCGCGAAGAGGGAATTGTGGAAATTATTATTCATGAAACCCGTGTCCATCAATTTAGAAATTTGGAGCGGAAAATTGAGCGCCTTTACGATTTACGTGATGTTGTGTGTATAGAGAGCGTTGGGTTGGAGACCTCCAAGAAGCAATTAGGCGAAGCAACTAGTGAATATTTGCAGCGTGTCATTAGGGATGGCCAGATTATTGGCCTTTCCTCTGGCACAACATTAAATGAAGTGGCAAAGGCAATTAATTCTGTACAGCTGCTGCCAACAGCTACAATTGTGCCATTAGTTGGGGGAATGGGTAACGAGCGCGTCGATATTCATTCTAACAGCATTGTGTCGAAAATCGGAAATGCCCTACAGGCTAAGTATGAGCTACTACATGTTCCAGTTATGGTAGATACAAAGGAGGCAAAGGAAGTATTAATTCGGCAGCCTTCTATTCGCACAACTTTAGATTTGGCAGAACAATCGCAAATAGCCATTGTCGGGATAGGTGGTCGTCCAGAGGATTCGACAATGGTTAAATCTTATCTGGGTTTAGATCATCAGCAAATAACGAGTGATAACGAGATTGTCGGCGATATTTGCTATAACTTTATTAATAAGTTTGGCAAACAAGTAGAAAATGCATGGAATGATAGAGTAATAGCGATAGAACTAGAAAAGCTCAAGGCAATTCCTTTAGTTATTGGAGTAGCTTCAGGTCTTGAAAAGGTTTCTGCTATTAAAGCTGCATTAGAGGGTGGCTTGATTCATGTATTGATTACAGATGGTGTTACAGGAAGCGCACTTGTCGAATAA